One region of Seriola aureovittata isolate HTS-2021-v1 ecotype China chromosome 15, ASM2101889v1, whole genome shotgun sequence genomic DNA includes:
- the si:dkeyp-69c1.9 gene encoding uncharacterized protein si:dkeyp-69c1.9 isoform X1 has product MPVSQQDSEEPTDKMFIENANGRHPRCHHEFFQRSRPYRGELPTVAGFLLYPDTPAKMETTSREAFCFRPIPQQDRSKGDHFTQGMQQQSHCRHPTSSRQTGRGNSSSRDREPGEDEQEGNHDQTGLTALKNEQVTTEMQSQYQKDFPPPSSFRRRRTPALPQQDNIGINPAFRIEFGTVQRETYPGWPVVNCRYAGRLRPASPGQPNTFQR; this is encoded by the exons ATGCCAGTGAGCCAACAGGACAGCGAGGAGCCGACAGACAAAATGTTCATTGAAAATGCCAACGGACGACACCCACGTTGCCACCATGAATTCTTTCAGCGAAGTCGACCCTACAGGGGGGAGCTGCCGACGGTGGCAG GATTTCTCCTCTACCCAGACACTCCTGCTAAAATGGAGACCACGTCACGGGAGGCTTTCTGCTTTAGGCCCATCCCACAACAAGACAGAAGCAAAG GAGACCATTTCACCCAGGGCATGCAGCAGCAGTCCCACTGTCGTCATCCAACATCCTcgagacaaacaggaagaggaaacagcagcagcagggacagggaacCAGGGGAGGACGAGCAAGAGGGCAACCATGATCAGACGGGGTTGAcagcactgaaaaatgaacaagTTACAACAGAGATGCAGTCTCAGTATCAGAAGGAtttccctcctccatcctccttcCGCAGGAGGCGAACACCTGCCCTCCCGCAGCAAGACAACATTGGCATCAACCCTGCCTTCAG GATCGAGTTTGGCACAGTCCAAAGAGAGACTTACCCTGGTTGGCCCGTCGTGAACTGCAGGTATGCTGGCAGGCTGAGACCGGCCTCGCCCGGACAACCAAACACTTTTCAGAGATAG
- the si:dkeyp-69c1.9 gene encoding uncharacterized protein si:dkeyp-69c1.9 isoform X2 has protein sequence MPTDDTHVATMNSFSEVDPTGGSCRRWQDFSSTQTLLLKWRPRHGRLSALGPSHNKTEAKGMQQQSHCRHPTSSRQTGRGNSSSRDREPGEDEQEGNHDQTGLTALKNEQVTTEMQSQYQKDFPPPSSFRRRRTPALPQQDNIGINPAFRIEFGTVQRETYPGWPVVNCRYAGRLRPASPGQPNTFQR, from the exons ATGCCAACGGACGACACCCACGTTGCCACCATGAATTCTTTCAGCGAAGTCGACCCTACAGGGGGGAGCTGCCGACGGTGGCAG GATTTCTCCTCTACCCAGACACTCCTGCTAAAATGGAGACCACGTCACGGGAGGCTTTCTGCTTTAGGCCCATCCCACAACAAGACAGAAGCAAAG GGCATGCAGCAGCAGTCCCACTGTCGTCATCCAACATCCTcgagacaaacaggaagaggaaacagcagcagcagggacagggaacCAGGGGAGGACGAGCAAGAGGGCAACCATGATCAGACGGGGTTGAcagcactgaaaaatgaacaagTTACAACAGAGATGCAGTCTCAGTATCAGAAGGAtttccctcctccatcctccttcCGCAGGAGGCGAACACCTGCCCTCCCGCAGCAAGACAACATTGGCATCAACCCTGCCTTCAG GATCGAGTTTGGCACAGTCCAAAGAGAGACTTACCCTGGTTGGCCCGTCGTGAACTGCAGGTATGCTGGCAGGCTGAGACCGGCCTCGCCCGGACAACCAAACACTTTTCAGAGATAG
- the snrnp35 gene encoding U11/U12 small nuclear ribonucleoprotein 35 kDa protein has protein sequence MVDWSPIAKVYDPLKAGSIDGTDVEPHDRAVWRAMGARYKPNKGVVGDPLLTLFVARLNPQTTEDKLYQVFSKYGDIQQLRLARDIVTGFSKRYAFIEYKEERSVVRARRDANKLVVDQHEVFVDFEQERALKGWVPRRLGGGLGGKKESGQLRFGGRDRPFRKPINLGVGMVQERGGGGGGGREWDRQGARDREDRDRYREAEWGGRSRRDERDRGRERDDRRHGDRSRHRDRR, from the coding sequence ATGGTTGACTGGAGTCCGATAGCGAAGGTGTACGACCCGCTGAAAGCTGGCAGCATCGACGGGACGGACGTGGAGCCCCATGACCGGGCGGTATGGAGGGCTATGGGTGCCCGATACAAGCCTAACAAGGGTGTTGTTGGAGACCCGCTGCTCACTCTGTTTGTGGCTCGTTTGAACCCCCAGACAACCGAAGATAAACTCTATCAAGTGTTCTCCAAGTACGGAGACATCCAGCAGCTCCGACTGGCCCGGGACATCGTCACGGGCTTCTCCAAACGATACGCCTTCATTGAATACAAGGAGGAGCGGTCTGTTGTCCGGGCCCGCCGGGACGCAAACAAACTGGTGGTGGATCAGCACGAAGTGTTTGTGGATTTTGAACAGGAGAGGGCGCTTAAAGGATGGGTCCCGCGTCGGCTCGGCGGCGGGCTGGGAGGGAAGAAGGAGTCCGGACAGCTGCGGTTCGGCGGAAGGGACAGGCCGTTCCGTAAACCCATTAACCTCGGTGTCGGCATGGTGCAGGAGcggggaggtggtggaggtggagggagagagtgggacAGACAAGGGGCGAGAGACAGGGAGGACCGGGACCGATACAGAGAGGCTGAGTGGGGCGGCAGATCGAGGAGGGATGAGcgggacagaggcagagagagggatgacCGCAGACACGGTGACAGGAGCAGGCACAGGGACAGAAGATGA
- the bud13 gene encoding BUD13 homolog — translation MMAAFAGSGKGPELSKAEYLKRYLSTDEDAKKSKGKLKKKRHKVPEKGLKIVDDDIDWKQMVQEEKEVEEDEDEAPVIAEVIDDRPDEVKQLEAFRTSNRWKVIGADEDEDTSRGHHDSPELSSKRGMHDSPVRKTRHDSPDTSPPKRGRHDSPDTSPPRRGRHDSPDTSPPRRGRHDSPEISPPKRGRHDSPDLSPPRQHSGKSGKVQSKDSPPSRRKPSSSLSSNKRSPDPRRSPLAKRAQNRHDSDPDQSPPRKKPQKREASDSDQSPPRRQSKTRHGSDSDQSPPRRRPQGGKGSDEDLSPPRRPGQSQGHRMLSGGKAGLVSVDVLRKEQEENRRRDRHNQPLEDESRNSQTVFRDKSGKKRDLDLEREEQKKKAGEKAAKDEKYAQWGKGLAQGQMHQQKLEDALHEAQKPLARHYDDEDLDRMLREQEREGDPMAAMLRRKKARSTKTQEKPRYRGPAPPPNRFNIQPGYRWDGVDRSNGFEQKRYTRMADKKAGQEAAYKWSVEDM, via the exons ATGATGGCCGCTTTCGCTGGCAGCGGTAAAGGACCAGAACTATCCAAAGCTGAGTACCTAAAACGGTACTTATCCACCGATGAAGATGCCAAGAAATCAAAGGGGAAGCTTAAAAAGAAACGACATAAAGTTCCTGAGAAAGG ACTTAAAATTGTAGACGATGACATAGACTGGAAACAGATGGTccaagaggagaaggaggttgAAGAGGACGAAGATGAAGCTCCAGTG ATAGCTGAGGTGATTGATGATCGACCAGACGAGGTGAAACAGTTAGAAGCTTTCAGAACCAGCAACAGATGGAAAGTGATAGGAG ctgatgaagatgaagacacAAGCAGGGGCCACCATGACTCGCCAGAGCTGTCATCAAAGAGAGGGATGCATGATTCTCCTGTCAGAAAGACCCGCCACGACTCTCCAGACACATCCCCTCCCAAGAGAGGTCGCCACGACTCTCCAGACACATCCCCTCCCAGGAGAGGTCGCCACGACTCTCCAGACACATCCCCTCCCAGGAGAGGTCGCCACGACTCTCCAGAAATATCCCCTCCCAAAAGAGGCCGCCATGACTCGCCAGACTTGTCACCTCCACGGCAACATTCAGGGAAATCAGGAAAGGTGCAAAGTAAAG ATTCACCCCCCAGCAGAAGAAAGCCCAGCTCATCATTGTCAAGTAACAAACGTTCACCTGATCCTCGTCGGTCACCACTGGCAAAGAGGGCTCAGAACAGGCATGATTCAGACCCTGACCAGTCACCTCCACGAAAAAAGCCACAGAAGAGAGAAGCATCGGACTCTGACCAATCTCCTCCAAGGAGGCAGTCAAAAACAAGACACGGCTCTGATTCTGACCAGTCTCCACCCAGGAGGCGGCCGCAGGGTGGAAAGGGCTCGGATGAAGATCTGTCACCACCTCGTAGACCTGGCCAGTCACAG gGCCACAGGATGCTTTCTGGTGGGAAGGCAGGTCTGGTTTCTGTAGATGTTTTAaggaaagagcaggaggagaaccgacgcagagacagacacaaccAGCCACTAGAAG ATGAATCCCGCAATTCCCAGACGGTGTTCCGAGACAAGAGCGGTAAAAAGAGGGATTTGGATTTGGAgagagaagaacagaagaagaaagctggagaaaaagcagcaaaggaTGAGAAATATGCTCAGTGGGGGAAAGG GTTGGCCCAGGGCCAGATGCATCAGCAGAAACTTGAAGATGCACTGCACGAAGCCCAGAAGCCGCTGGCACGTCACTACGATGACGAGGATCTCGACCGTATGTTGAGAGAgcaggaaagggagggagatcCCATGGCTGCAATGCTCAGACGGAAAAAAGCTCgcagcacaaagacacaag agaAGCCTCGGTATCGAGGTCCAGCACCACCTCCAAACCGGTTCAATATTCAACCAGGCTATCGCTGGGATGGAGTTgacag atCAAATGGTTTTGAACAGAAACGCTACACACGGATGGCAGACAAAAAAGCTGGCCAGGAGGCAGCTTATAAATGGAGCGTGGAGGACATGTAA